A stretch of Desulfobacter hydrogenophilus DNA encodes these proteins:
- a CDS encoding P-II family nitrogen regulator → MKEIMAIVRMNKINATKKALIGAGVSSMTAQECLGRGKALVSMELLKGAQEGHEEAIAQLGQSDGLQPKRAIFVVVPDKLVQKTVDTIIDANQTGKTGDGVIWVMPTDDSISVRTSESGDAVLDEF, encoded by the coding sequence GCTATTGTTCGCATGAACAAGATCAATGCGACCAAAAAGGCCTTGATTGGCGCGGGTGTTTCTTCCATGACCGCCCAGGAGTGTCTGGGACGCGGCAAAGCCCTGGTGAGCATGGAGCTGCTTAAGGGTGCGCAAGAGGGGCATGAAGAGGCCATTGCCCAGCTGGGCCAGAGCGACGGCCTCCAGCCCAAGCGGGCCATCTTTGTGGTTGTGCCGGACAAACTGGTTCAAAAAACCGTAGACACCATTATAGACGCCAACCAAACCGGAAAAACAGGAGACGGGGTCATATGGGTCATGCCCACCGACGACTCCATCTCCGTGAGGACATCTGAAAGCGGAGATGCCGTTCTTGACGAATTTTAA